The proteins below are encoded in one region of Bacillota bacterium:
- a CDS encoding CBS domain-containing protein — protein MEVRELMTEEPASVPEGATLEEAMAVMRAAGLRAVPVVREGRPVGVLELAELLRLGVGRPSAPVPGTRLVASLMAPAPAGVRPSASWAEAARRMSEEGLDWLPVVDEEGLLVGVLGLRALFRAMLRLLGWGVTGAPGAETGRPQPPERGA, from the coding sequence GTGGAGGTTCGGGAGCTGATGACGGAGGAGCCGGCCAGCGTCCCCGAGGGCGCCACGCTGGAGGAGGCGATGGCGGTGATGAGGGCGGCGGGCCTGCGGGCGGTACCGGTGGTGCGCGAGGGGCGGCCGGTGGGCGTCCTGGAGCTGGCCGAGCTCCTCCGCCTGGGGGTGGGGCGGCCCTCCGCGCCGGTGCCGGGGACGCGCCTGGTGGCCTCGCTGATGGCGCCGGCTCCGGCCGGCGTCCGCCCCTCCGCCTCCTGGGCGGAGGCGGCGCGGCGCATGAGCGAGGAGGGGCTGGACTGGCTCCCGGTGGTGGACGAGGAGGGCCTGCTGGTGGGCGTCCTCGGCCTGCGGGCGCTCTTCCGGGCCATGCTCCGCCTGCTGGGCTGGGGGGTGACCGGCGCCCCGGGCGCGGAGACGGGAAGACCTCAGCCGCCGGAGCGGGGGGCGTAG